DNA sequence from the Nicotiana tomentosiformis chromosome 3, ASM39032v3, whole genome shotgun sequence genome:
tgttggatgattcttgaaatatgttatggttgtggaaagagggggcataagaagaacaaatgaccttaggttggatacacccatcCCAGTCTACCCGATATGTGGGCGAAAATATtttgcgtcatgttgtgagtatgctcataGGCGTATTAGGGGTGGTATATTTGGGaaattccaaaagtccatacaacgAGTTGTggcagagattgttactcccgccatgaaggcttggaggaagacTAAGGGGAATGCTTAAGATGTATGCAAAAGGAGTAAATAGCAGGtaagtggggcgagtcagtttagtggaccccatcctcattgtgtgaagtgtatgagatgtcattcgggggtatgtcactatggtactaatgtatgttttgatgtggagtagaggggcatcaattaaggtactgccctgtcaatctaaagtcatcaagtaagtcactccttagtacatcattatgaacactgCATTATTTtaccttgttgtatatgtacatccatatttgagaggcctacataaatatggtcttaaccaaaacgttgaatcacaaaacattgcatgttcctactctttgaacgagatgcAGTATTCATGAAGCCTCTTGATCACAATTCTCTTATTttcaacctcttgaggaattgagttttataatgatttccttggaatgagttataaccctaggttaatacttcccattgCTTACCTAAATTCTCAACGaaggactatacctgatgaatttcttacaagtaccttttgattcaaatggataatatCTGCTCACTTAtgcttatgcatgcaccgtcataaagtttacctatgtggtatcaaatcccaTGTATAGCGGCCTattgttgagatccttcttgatcCGCTCTTTTTATCTCCGGTGTATGTGgatcctatggtttgaacaatcactttgttcCTTTGAGTATATTATCATGAATCTCTTTAaccgtctagtaacatgagagcatattaATTTGAAAGAAACATtcatcgtatctctagtcctctcatataggatcaactattggcaaaggttaagttgtgagaatgataataatctcacaagtgttcaacttatttttcatccCCATGGGCTTGTGACATAGATTCCTCGTGTCAGCTAATGTTAAGACTGTAatgcaatttcatgcattttgaaacccatatcacattcgggGTGCCAAAATATTCTAATTTTGAGttgaactgattttccctacactccagGAGACGACTAGTGTCATGTACTTGGCCATTTCTCTTTGAGGATTACTAATGCCGAACAAGACACCTAtcgaatgaaacaattgttgttgtccttttcatgactcatggTCTTCCAAGAATTACTGacactaatgtctttatccttccgattatgcctcccatatgtcacatgtcaaagaagaagcatcatcctatgatcaaatatattggataggaagttttatggtcatattcatgctagcacatcttagagtaattgctGGAGGTCGCCATTAGTTTGGGTGTTCagcatagagatttagagttgaagaaagtgaacgggttattctcaatattttctccatgaggatgctaggtgaattgttaataaagataAAGTATGtatagtcacattaggccttatgaaatcatgaaggaaataggccaaactatgagtatgatgtttccctattattgttctccatgtacctggtgtttcatgtgtctatgtctaagaaggtgaagttaatggataagtctgtaagtcgaggaggccaccttgagggccaaaagtgttaaggaaataaaatgttctcacttgagtgcatagtcaaatgattgtgatttgaaaggtactttttatgtgttatgatttaaatatgtgcaactcatgtctagataccacttctaataatgtaatgcccttaatgttgagatcagtgttattgatatatatcgTGATACTTTGTTAAGTtgtgtatgtgttgttaggagttgttttggtggtcCTCTGGCaagtggttaggcccaattgcagaggagactctaccaaaattcctgaaatatttgggagttagtcaaatttgggagctTAAGATGTGTGGAAGAAGAAACGAGTGATGTTAAATGTTTGGggacggactctactcctcattcgaggacgaatgatcctaagtgggggagaatctaaggccccgtaaaaaaatttcctaatgatttaagatttttaaagtgcgccaacggtatttgggagtaacgtatttgagtattaaaagAGTCCTATGGGATAGAGACATATCattttgaattgataatgtatgtttaaggtatGTTGggacatactaaggagttttgtgaatggcaagaacttgtgtggaacaagttggatacattaagtggaaaggatgtttcaattggcacaagaccagacttcaaatgaatagaaatccctcaatataatgacttaaggtggtgatatacctatcaaattaactccctttgagtctagtttcaaacgcatcaaaccgttcatcatttggatgtttctataaAAAGTTATGGCCATTGAACCGGACCTATGCCATATGCGCGACTAGATGCGCGACCGCGCATATTAGAGGGTCTTCTGCCTCAGGTGCGTGACCAGGTGCATGACCAGGTGAGCGATCGTGCATGTAGGAGCCCATTTAATATCCCCAAGGCTaggtagagagaggggttaactcatttttgagctaaaacctgatatttttagagtgaagtgagagtgttctagagagaggaagaagctcaagtgtctTGTTCAgtcaaatcttgctcaagccttgaaatccaacaagaaatctctcaagttcttcatctaagaggtaagttTTCATACACTAGTTTTTAATTTCGGATtagggtagaagatggttgattaggagtatgattcttgggtgtaagagtattatttatacatgcatgtaccaaaaaggtttttgggaagattgttgagctcaaataagtaaagattgggttgtgaaatTAAGGAAATAATGTAGAAGAttcttgtagtcaaatttgcacacctagtgtttgataaaatgctcaaatgagctgaaaccatgaatatcttcctaatttgtgttcaattttgttatgtctcaaaatagattgggattgctaggattttcggaacgtcgtagtaatttaaggaaagctcaaagcgaggcatgttggctaaactactctcttagaattgaattccacggtgttcccataagtttcaagtatggtagtctcaagttccttattctatgttccgagttgttcccaataaattcgattgtcccaaTACTTTgtttgggtcatgccaaaaggaaagaagggatagccttaacataccttacagAAATCTATCTAATAACAATGCTAAACTCAGCTCACTGTACCTTAATATATAACAACGACAGTGAAGCTATTGTCAAGTTACAaatgactctctcatttatataaCGAAAGTAACTTAATCCATAACAAAAAAACGGGCTGCATTTCCCGTGATTTTACTGCTCTCTCTAGCCTACGATAGGTGagacaacaacacaatacaatcagtaACTCGaaaacaacctaactacaattcaggacctttaatacaacaaaaaccccaaatataccataacacacccaatcaacaagttatcaagtaGCCTGAAATTACAAAGACGAGCGACCAGCCCACTACCCTACCACAGGTGGTGTTTCTCCATgccctttatccttccaaactccataaatcagcagcacaagaggccaacacgagtggactacaaaacagtccactaaaagtggaataaattgaactcacggcttccgtTCACgctcccgtgagttctaactattaggaaacaaatttatcaaccttccttgatatttaaaagcttaaatacagaaattagtcATTTTcgtaactatgaagtaccttccaaaagtcaaactacaaagaaaaacagaggcagtataatgatacttacgtcgtagggatcgttctaatgttatcgcttcttgatttcgtacctgggatgttaatcttctttgaaccCCTTGTAGAGAGATTAAGGATAAGTTTATAGGGGTTCTCTATTCGTGTTCTATAAAAAATAAGGAGAAAGATGACTtaaaacctatatatatcaacttttgaaaagtcaaagaggtgctagcttggcaccctagcattgccCCTTATTCAGACGCTCATATCTTTTTATCCTGACGTCGTATGAATGAACAGTTAAGAGTGTTGAAAACTACATTCCAATACCTTTAATTTGGTTTATAATCTGtcccaaaagacctcatataacatacaaaatgtattGTTCAAAAAGTTTTGTTACAAGGCAAAATCCTTAGTCCGTTttttcgcaacttaaatccgatttttcccaaactttatattttatatccaaaaataatatatagtcatattatgactttacactcatttaaatcatgattaataagtctcatattcattatacgtcacttTGGGATGCATAGGGTGTAacaaattccaagtatattgggagaaaattgcagctacatttgacctaattttcagcacatttatgaatgtaacttgtgatgacctttgccaaattttgttccacaactcgcttgacttcaaaatgtaatacacgactatcatacgactgaAATAACTTATAAAATaacctctttatcatgttaagcaccctattcTTATCCCAagagtacatgttataatatttccaacttgtcgactatCGACGAAACTTATTTCGTTTAGTATGTTTAGCTTCTAAGTCTTTCaaacctcttggtacttgttatccatgatcttaaagatttgtaacctccaaggtaatatgattaacttgcctgatgtactttcaaaaatgatctcatttctgatcttacatcaattgtcttacgacgtactcttacgtacgaaaacatggggtgtaatatcattccatcctttggaacattcatcttCGAATGTTAACTGATGTGCTTATAAGTCTCAAAACCtatagcttgtgaatactttaatattgtccttgccatctaggcaattgttctatgaataaattcaaaggccagggcattcccccctttaggcctctttctaaCACCAtaacttgtggtcggaatcctttcaatctcgtaactgttgctaccttctatcatacaGCATGTGCGACTATGTCCTTGTAAGTGcacctatgtgactcttctctcctttttccttcaGCTATTCACCAATCTCTAGGCCTcgctttgtgaacatatacagaactatgacaagctgtccctcagggaatctataggtgtactgaagtttttctttcggtactttgtcgaacatacgaccattgctatatcttgtttcatagcctcggttatctatgcTTATAGATTTaatacatctaggtaggttataccataccataacacttactttgaTTTTTgttattaccgaggtctgctacccaactctaggttactctctcgctgcttatcctgtATGTATATATCTAAATCCTTTAgttcttcttcattactgttcatcttaataatgacggcctaatctcatctcatacatTGTATCTTAAAAGTGGTATCAAagtagttctatcctagggagtctacaagccgtgtctagtagagtcttgtttataggtgtgttgtgcaccatactagtcatttattgcactctaatatactgcacttttattgtgtttgagctttaatcgctagtgtgtTGTACTTATTGCgtgtttatgccttgtaggagttaTTCCAAGTGATATAGATGTTATGGAATaaatttgagtgatttgaagcTTTGACGTCTGAGTAGAGGCCCAAAGGATCAAGCCGAAATCGTGTTCGgtggtcgaggaccaagtctggacgtcaaaaaacAAGGAAAAATCTGTGCTTTGAAAAACCTCCAAAGCCACGGCGCGTGGGACGGCGCGTGGCGTGCCGTGCTTGTACAAAATTCCTTCTGCCTATCAGAACTAGCTCTTTGGATtttcccactaatgccccgcatggtgcgttgccccatgcggcgcgcctgtgcaaattttacagagtaattgtcctattttgcaaaggaaaatgtgatttcgtttgggcccgaacctacttggtataaatacatggaaaaatattattttctagagTTTTGACATTTTTGAGACCTAAGGAGGCTTAGGAGGAGTtagagaagcaaaagcacaaggagttcatcattcaatcctcactcaagatccaagtttggatcattttatgtttttctttactttaaacatatttgtgatgaattgctccatatctatggagtagttctctttagggtttgatagatttggtgtattgatatttgtttgtggattataactctagttttatgtattgaagtatttgtggatgatttaattattgtatctatattcacatattcatgtaatcgagagaggcataacttttgatatctttgttttatatttttggttgagttcattaattcttcatagtaatcgaaaaaggctagttgaatctttgattaaacctagttaggaggataattgagagaggttctcctaaataccaatccactaagcattcttgcatatcttcacgtgcttaaattggttcatcttatgaggttaagacttaatcgagagaggagtttttgctgaacgttgaactaataattgagtgaatttgagagactcacttgaacattagaagtgaattttcTAGCGTTAGATcccaacaattatcttgcacctatcctatcaaaatcctagcttctcccattgatatcttcctttgcttaGTCCTTGctttgattgtcattagtcaattcgctctagattcttagttaattttagtattaatcacacaaatctaaattgtCGATCATTTTAGATAGCactctagctacaaactacgattaTACTGTTTAACTCTATTCcctgtggatatgatattatattacactatatttgactagcgggCATAATTAAAGAGGTGTTTAGTGggcataacttctgccagaaagatactGAGACTGTGTTTGACGCTTGGGAGAGGTGTAAGGAAATAGGTAGGAAGTGttaacatagcggaattgaactctggatgcaactccaggacttttgggatggattgacacaggcctcacgtagaacattgagcaatgtagTTGAaggccctttgatgaagaagactccagaggagatagtcacaattcttgatgagttgtctgaagatgcaaatcagtggccctctgagagtgttgaaagaagaagatcaaccagtgttcaccaggttgatgctaacacatctatgcaagtacaacttgatgctatggctaaagaaatacggaAGATGACCTTAGCTAcaatacaaagtgagcctcatgtagtttgtgatatatgtggaagatgaCATCCTACTCATGaatgtcaagcctcaactgaggaagtgaatgctgtgggaaattataatgcaatgggtcagaggcaccgcagtttttcatggagttcacccggaggtactgcaaatgcatgacaacaaaataactctagacctcagAGACAAGGAGCTCCAGTCTTCCAGAATCAGCAGATGCATCAGTTTGAGCATCAACAGTCAAATCAGCCTggtctagaagatctaatgaaggccttcattatcaagacataTGAGAGGTTGGACAAGCACGGggcagctatcaaagaattgggAATTGGTTTTCGaaacttggagagacaagtgggacaaattgcaacaatattatctgagagggtcCCAGGCACTCTGCCAGTTGATACTTAGAGAAAttccaaagaaacagtgaatgctgTAACTCTGAGAattgggcaagtgttgaaagatcccaccccggTAAAAAAAGAtgtgatacttgaaaaagaaagcGGGGAGTagatgaagaatgatattgataagaagaagaaagtcaAGAATGGAATTGACAaaaagaaggaggaaacttcgaGAAGGGATGAATCTAATGAGAGAGAGCATACGCCTACTCTACCTTTtcctcaaaagctatatagagaaaagttggacatgcaatttgagagatttatggatatgctgaaacaggttaatgtaaatttgccattcacagaagtgctctacCAAATGCCAGCATATGCTAatttcttgaaggagatcctgacaaagaagCGGAAGATAGAAGAGGCCTCGGTAGTGAAGCTCACAAAGCATTGCAGCacgatattgcaaaacaaactcccacaaaactGTGgcgatccagggagttttactataccttgctctttaggctctaTTAAATTTggtaaatctttatgtgattctggtgcctcaattaacttaatacctctatctatttacaagaaactggagaaggagaatGGAAAGATAAGGTCaatgccaatatctttgcagctggcagaccaaacgactctaATACCCGTGGGGATAGtagaagatgtcttagttcgggtagataggttcgtatttcctgtagattttatagtagtgaatatggaggagaacaaaaaGGGCCCCCTCATCTTAGGAATACCATTCTTAGTAACGGGTAGAGaaatattagatatacacgagagaaagctgatgcttagagtgggtgaggagactgtaacttttgagatgaatgtagaaacgggggtgaaaaaggagaagccaaCTGCAAGTGTTGAGTAGAAAGTGAAGGGACTAAAAGATAAGGCTGCAgcgagtgagaaagataagtttGGGGTGCACCCCAAGAAGGCggagaagaagttgtctgcatggatgtgcgcattagttcAAAGGCGAGCAATGGATCCAGACTTctactcagaccccgactagacgttcaaggaagtttcctttaccttatactttttaattgtgtgtcatggggacatgccacaacttaaagtgtggggtgggggatatgttgtatgttgtatgttgtatgtatatgtttagtttagttagagatagaaaacaaatggaaaaaaccataaaaattgtaaaaaagtttgtattttcccgatgatggatatcatcgacaagtttcttgagggattaaagttgaaggaaaaagacaaaaagattttcttttgttaggtagtgtaataattaccCCTTGGTTTTTCGTTTTGCcacagttcttttccaaggattttgtttgaaccgggtgtagtgagttttatttttgatagtagtaggaaaccttgtgctaggatttgaattgaaagcaatattgtcacgacccaaaaatcactagtcgtgatggcacctaactcgacccgctaggtaagccaactaacagtcaatacaatccaaatgaaattgtaggaaaataatgaagaattatctgaacttttacaaattaacccaagaaccggtagtacgaatcatgagcttctaagacttagaatttacaaagctgatacaaataattacacgatctgTTTGAAAGCTACATAAATAGATTAAAAAAATCTAAAGCCACCATGGACAACTGGCAGCTATATCCGgaatgcacgaacatcttcagggtcagctcccgacatcactagcagctccgctccaaaagtctccacgcaaggtgcagaagtgtagtatgagtacaaccgactccatgtacccaataagtattttgtctaacctcgtcgaagtagtgatgaggcttttTAGTAAGATG
Encoded proteins:
- the LOC138907675 gene encoding uncharacterized protein; its protein translation is MKNDIDKKKKVKNGIDKKKEETSRRDESNEREHTPTLPFPQKLYREKLDMQFERFMDMLKQVNVNLPFTEVLYQMPAYANFLKEILTKKRKIEEASVVKLTKHCSTILQNKLPQNCGDPGSFTIPCSLGSIKFGKSLCDSGASINLIPLSIYKKLEKENGKIRSMPISLQLADQTTLIPVGIVEDVLVRVDRFVFPVDFIVVNMEENKKGPLILGIPFLVTGREILDIHERKLMLRVGEETVTFEMNVETGVKKEKPTASVE